The Candidatus Eremiobacterota bacterium genome has a segment encoding these proteins:
- a CDS encoding DUF302 domain-containing protein, with product MSYYFTTKLSVPFDEAVAKVIEAFKAEGFGVLTDINVKETMEKKLGVTFRNYRILGMCNPPFAHKALMTEDKIGLLLPCNVIVQDHGQGDVEVSAIDPYASMAAVQNKALGEVASEVRERLKHCIEGLGKS from the coding sequence ATGAGTTACTATTTCACCACAAAACTCTCTGTACCTTTTGACGAGGCGGTCGCGAAGGTCATCGAAGCCTTCAAGGCCGAGGGCTTCGGCGTCCTCACCGACATCAACGTGAAGGAGACCATGGAGAAGAAGCTCGGCGTGACCTTCAGGAATTACCGGATCCTGGGGATGTGCAATCCTCCCTTTGCCCACAAGGCCCTCATGACTGAGGACAAGATAGGCCTCCTGCTGCCCTGCAACGTGATTGTCCAGGACCATGGGCAGGGCGATGTCGAGGTGTCGGCCATCGATCCCTATGCCTCCATGGCAGCGGTCCAGAACAAAGCCCTGGGCGAGGTGGCTTCCGAGGTGAGGGAGCGCCTGAAGCACTGCATCGAGGGGCTCGGAAAAAGCTGA
- a CDS encoding TIM barrel protein: protein MEQSQHMAPIGVGMIQQWLRSLEPEPLLETVKAEGADFIEMYLTHKEWERRLSWLRLAKSLSLGYTFHGPYHGEYELSRFEDREDNGVRKAFLALLEQAAAETWDNGITSRINIHGASSSEFTRGHLFGITLSFLTWLARERERRRWPFDFVVELLPHDTDKEKTGDCVEDLVALRRELGDTIAGFCWDMGHYRRNELLGFDSSLESSFIEKVRHVHVHDIKDIKEDFDHCPLDFGTVPYESYLGMLRGNPLRIVLELNYSHTLTCGDPVKGLTGSLGKIRAARDSLGLMEI, encoded by the coding sequence ATGGAACAGTCGCAGCACATGGCGCCCATAGGCGTGGGGATGATACAGCAGTGGCTCAGGAGCCTCGAGCCTGAGCCGCTGCTTGAAACAGTGAAAGCAGAGGGCGCCGACTTCATCGAGATGTACCTCACCCATAAGGAGTGGGAAAGGCGCCTGTCCTGGCTTCGCCTCGCAAAGTCCCTGAGCCTGGGCTATACCTTTCACGGTCCTTATCACGGAGAATACGAGCTTTCCCGCTTCGAGGACCGCGAAGACAATGGGGTGAGAAAAGCCTTTCTGGCACTGCTGGAGCAGGCGGCCGCCGAGACATGGGATAATGGCATCACAAGCCGCATCAATATCCACGGAGCCTCTTCGTCAGAGTTCACCAGGGGGCACCTCTTCGGCATCACCCTCTCCTTCCTCACCTGGCTTGCCAGGGAGCGGGAGAGGCGGCGGTGGCCCTTTGATTTCGTCGTGGAGCTGCTGCCCCATGACACCGACAAGGAAAAGACGGGAGACTGCGTGGAGGACCTGGTGGCACTGAGGCGCGAGCTGGGCGACACCATCGCGGGCTTCTGCTGGGACATGGGCCACTACAGGAGAAATGAGCTCCTGGGCTTTGACAGCTCCCTCGAGAGCTCCTTCATTGAAAAGGTGCGCCATGTCCATGTCCATGACATCAAGGATATCAAAGAGGATTTCGACCACTGCCCCCTTGACTTCGGCACGGTCCCCTATGAGAGCTACCTCGGGATGCTCAGGGGAAACCCGCTGCGCATCGTCCTTGAGCTCAACTACAGCCACACCCTCACGTGCGGCGACCCCGTCAAGGGGCTCACCGGGAGCCTTGGAAAAATCAGGGCCGCAAGGGACTCCCTGGGGCTCATGGAAATCTGA
- a CDS encoding phasin family protein: MKDLITNMFLAGFGALVMTKEKAEEIVGELIQKGQVSSDEAKAVVETLIEKGKKEQQSMTGFVRDEVRKVIEEMGVPSREEYENLKKLVETLKEHSGK; encoded by the coding sequence ATGAAAGATCTTATTACCAACATGTTTCTTGCAGGCTTCGGCGCCCTGGTGATGACCAAGGAGAAGGCCGAGGAGATCGTGGGAGAGCTCATCCAGAAGGGCCAGGTCTCAAGCGACGAGGCCAAGGCCGTCGTGGAGACCCTCATCGAAAAGGGCAAGAAGGAGCAGCAGAGCATGACCGGCTTTGTCCGCGACGAGGTGCGCAAGGTTATCGAGGAGATGGGCGTCCCCTCCCGCGAGGAGTATGAGAACCTCAAAAAGCTTGTCGAGACCCTCAAGGAGCACTCCGGCAAGTAA
- a CDS encoding glycosyltransferase 87 family protein, with protein sequence MSRKNIILISALVLVFFASTFPRQYYYWISDHIRMYPGDIWYVYDYYVAKGFNFPVEYPSLMRAYVQLMNTVTTKSYIMYLWVTVYFLAAFATATTLILSKVEDEQNGKDAPSGLLKYWILAPSFIICSTTNYDHVAVFTLIAGLYLAWKGRRVLAGALLGVGVAFKVFPFYFLPLVLALEKDWKEHLKIIGACGAAWLFLNLPYMLCDSNGFAGWFYPYQWQASCNYAKGPSDGAIWWPLYRLLGSFSGRFSLLLTLIGITVIASYAQLRRDLQQNFWQWGLGFALVFILCDKIYSPQYHLYLLPFLALSRRKVNDAVFYLLELPNALVLVFLFYIRTHPVLLQSMAVVKYAMLLFLLVQFYRNVMKAPQPPEEPTPSTEDGSSSPESAATSIEDGISSPESAAKSMKDGSAPAERVSTTPEKAPHQEGQEPASGCPGGGTAEHESPRSGC encoded by the coding sequence ATGAGCCGAAAGAATATCATACTAATCTCGGCGCTGGTGCTGGTGTTCTTCGCAAGCACCTTCCCGCGCCAGTATTATTACTGGATCTCCGACCACATCAGGATGTACCCCGGCGACATATGGTACGTCTATGACTATTACGTAGCCAAAGGATTTAACTTCCCCGTGGAATACCCGAGCCTCATGAGGGCTTATGTGCAACTCATGAACACGGTGACCACCAAGAGCTATATCATGTACCTCTGGGTCACGGTCTATTTTCTTGCCGCCTTTGCAACGGCCACTACCCTGATACTCTCCAAGGTTGAGGATGAGCAGAACGGCAAGGACGCCCCTTCAGGGCTCCTGAAATACTGGATCCTTGCCCCTTCGTTCATCATCTGCTCCACCACCAACTATGATCACGTCGCGGTCTTCACCCTCATTGCAGGCCTCTACCTGGCCTGGAAAGGGCGCAGGGTCCTTGCGGGGGCCCTCCTCGGAGTAGGGGTGGCTTTCAAGGTGTTCCCCTTCTACTTTCTGCCCCTGGTGCTTGCCCTGGAGAAAGACTGGAAGGAGCACCTGAAGATAATAGGGGCCTGCGGCGCCGCGTGGCTCTTCCTGAACCTGCCTTACATGCTCTGCGATTCCAACGGGTTTGCCGGGTGGTTCTACCCTTACCAGTGGCAGGCGTCCTGCAATTATGCGAAGGGGCCCAGTGACGGAGCCATATGGTGGCCCCTATACCGGCTCCTCGGGAGCTTCTCGGGAAGGTTCAGCCTCCTGCTCACTCTGATAGGAATCACCGTAATCGCCTCATACGCCCAGCTGCGCCGGGACCTCCAGCAGAACTTCTGGCAGTGGGGGCTGGGCTTCGCCCTTGTCTTCATCCTCTGCGACAAGATTTACTCGCCGCAGTATCATCTTTATCTTCTCCCCTTCCTCGCCCTGTCGCGCAGGAAGGTGAACGACGCGGTATTTTACCTGCTGGAGCTCCCCAACGCCCTCGTGCTCGTCTTCCTTTTCTATATAAGGACCCACCCCGTGCTTCTTCAGTCCATGGCCGTGGTGAAATATGCCATGCTTCTTTTCCTGCTCGTGCAGTTCTACAGGAATGTGATGAAGGCCCCCCAGCCGCCGGAAGAGCCCACCCCTTCAACGGAGGACGGGAGCTCATCCCCTGAGAGTGCTGCTACCTCTATTGAAGACGGGATTTCATCCCCTGAGAGCGCTGCCAAATCTATGAAAGACGGGAGTGCACCGGCCGAGAGGGTGAGCACAACCCCGGAGAAGGCACCCCATCAGGAGGGACAAGAACCCGCTTCCGGGTGTCCCGGGGGCGGAACCGCTGAGCATGAAAGCCCCCGCTCCGGCTGCTGA
- a CDS encoding radical SAM protein — protein MKVLLIYPRFGYPSKAALTAPLGILYIAAVLRREGHEVSFLDLTFKETLPGLEGHLQGIDFVGVSVSSAMAGRAVEVAQAIRRLSPSLPLIAGGPHATVKPEHLLKAGFDAAVIGEGEETIVDLLKAFLGEKPLDTVQGIAFMKEGKLTVTEPRPFIGDLDSILEPARDLVDWQAYYGKSTAFDGMIASRGCPHRCIFCKPMQDRLFGRRVRYRSPGAILDEMAGYRELWKAHSPLALQGIPFLVMFLDDMFLSSPSWVDGFMTEVERRGERFWWGCQARVDAVDEERFRRMKEAGCLMVAFGVESGSPSVLEFLKKGITVDETRRAFEICRRLGINTHAYVIIGSPEETRDDLKATVSLIKEIQPTTCYVARATPIPGSYLHEYAEERGIINRGCRDEHYDYYYTRLPMKLTHLGEKDLDECERALNALFPSPVELRRQ, from the coding sequence ATGAAGGTACTGCTCATTTACCCGCGCTTTGGATACCCTTCAAAGGCTGCCCTCACGGCGCCGCTGGGGATACTTTATATCGCCGCCGTCCTGAGAAGAGAAGGCCATGAAGTCTCCTTTCTCGACCTCACTTTCAAAGAAACGCTCCCCGGCCTGGAAGGGCACCTCCAGGGCATTGATTTCGTGGGGGTTTCTGTCTCTTCAGCAATGGCGGGGCGGGCCGTCGAGGTGGCGCAGGCCATAAGGCGCTTAAGCCCCTCCCTTCCCCTCATCGCCGGCGGGCCCCATGCCACCGTGAAGCCGGAGCACCTCCTGAAGGCAGGCTTCGATGCCGCGGTGATCGGCGAAGGAGAAGAGACCATAGTCGATCTCCTGAAAGCCTTCCTGGGGGAAAAGCCCCTTGACACGGTGCAAGGCATCGCCTTCATGAAGGAAGGGAAGCTCACCGTCACTGAGCCACGACCTTTTATTGGCGACCTGGACTCTATCCTTGAGCCGGCGAGGGACCTCGTGGACTGGCAGGCATACTACGGCAAGAGCACCGCCTTTGACGGGATGATCGCGAGCCGCGGCTGCCCCCACCGCTGTATATTCTGCAAGCCCATGCAGGACAGGCTCTTCGGCAGGAGGGTGCGGTACCGCTCGCCCGGGGCCATCCTGGACGAGATGGCGGGGTACCGGGAGCTATGGAAAGCCCATAGCCCCCTGGCGCTGCAGGGCATCCCTTTCCTGGTCATGTTTCTTGATGACATGTTTCTCTCAAGCCCCTCGTGGGTTGACGGCTTTATGACCGAAGTGGAGCGCCGGGGCGAGCGCTTCTGGTGGGGATGCCAGGCCCGTGTCGATGCCGTCGATGAAGAGCGGTTCCGCCGCATGAAGGAGGCCGGGTGCCTCATGGTGGCCTTCGGTGTCGAAAGCGGCTCCCCTTCAGTGCTTGAGTTCCTCAAAAAGGGCATCACTGTCGATGAAACGCGCCGTGCCTTTGAAATCTGCCGCCGCCTGGGGATCAATACCCATGCGTACGTGATTATCGGCTCGCCCGAGGAGACAAGGGATGACCTCAAGGCCACGGTGAGCCTCATAAAGGAAATCCAGCCTACGACATGCTACGTGGCCCGGGCCACGCCCATCCCCGGCTCATACCTTCATGAATACGCCGAGGAGCGGGGCATCATCAACAGGGGCTGCCGCGACGAGCACTATGATTATTATTACACCAGGCTCCCCATGAAGCTCACGCACCTTGGGGAAAAAGACCTCGATGAGTGCGAGAGGGCTCTCAACGCTCTTTTCCCCTCGCCAGTGGAACTGCGCAGGCAGTGA
- a CDS encoding M23 family metallopeptidase has protein sequence MRQFLILTALFIAVFLTFTAGAQEPSPPLPPSIEPPPSMLPASPSPASPPYQLQVKGTATQGKALFVTVAGTSKDHRGECSWRGKKYALIFQGKGLSALIPVALDCPAGGYTLKITVTAPGSGTPATLTRVIRTSAQTYGVQYLRLPESQLSKYEDPQAEKDNAEIHRALSYNTPGITWERSFIVPTRGYVSTLFGLKRFYNDDKEPEFHRGQDIAASWGEPVKASQKGIVRFAKKNLVLHGTAVVIDHGKGIGTLYIHMASMKVRAGDSVEQGQVIGTVGATGVATGPHLHFAAYAHDEPISPALLYKLPADFLGR, from the coding sequence ATGCGCCAATTTTTAATTCTCACCGCCCTCTTCATCGCCGTTTTTCTCACCTTCACCGCCGGAGCCCAGGAGCCATCGCCGCCGCTGCCGCCGTCAATCGAGCCGCCTCCCTCAATGCTTCCCGCCTCCCCTTCACCGGCCTCTCCCCCATACCAGCTCCAGGTGAAGGGGACGGCCACCCAGGGGAAGGCCCTCTTCGTCACCGTGGCAGGCACCTCGAAGGATCACCGGGGCGAATGCTCATGGCGCGGGAAAAAATATGCCCTCATCTTCCAGGGAAAGGGCCTTTCCGCCCTTATCCCCGTGGCGCTTGACTGCCCCGCAGGCGGATATACCCTGAAGATCACCGTGACCGCGCCTGGCAGCGGGACTCCCGCCACGCTCACTAGGGTAATCAGAACGTCGGCCCAGACTTACGGCGTGCAGTACCTCAGGCTCCCCGAGTCGCAGCTCTCGAAATACGAGGATCCCCAGGCGGAAAAGGACAACGCCGAGATTCACAGGGCCCTCTCCTATAACACGCCGGGCATCACGTGGGAGAGAAGCTTCATCGTGCCCACCCGGGGCTATGTCTCAACACTCTTCGGCCTCAAGCGCTTCTACAACGATGACAAGGAGCCCGAGTTTCACCGGGGGCAGGACATCGCCGCCTCGTGGGGAGAGCCGGTAAAGGCTTCACAGAAAGGCATCGTGAGGTTCGCGAAGAAGAACCTCGTGCTTCACGGCACGGCCGTCGTCATTGACCACGGGAAGGGGATCGGGACTCTTTACATCCACATGGCATCGATGAAGGTAAGGGCCGGCGATTCCGTGGAGCAGGGGCAGGTCATAGGCACTGTGGGCGCCACCGGTGTTGCCACGGGGCCCCACCTCCATTTTGCCGCCTACGCCCACGACGAGCCCATCAGCCCCGCCCTTCTCTACAAGCTCCCGGCCGACTTCCTGGGCAGATGA
- a CDS encoding (2Fe-2S)-binding protein: MDESKVTITVNGTARSFLVDKATTLLEILRDHLNLTGAKEGCGYGKCGTCTVVMNGEAVRSCIVKAVKADGASVTTIEGVTDGYTLHPIQEALIEAGAIQCGFCTPGIVMTLHALLAKNPDIPDGELKQALNGHLCRCTGYESILKAGFLAREKMQKHAPVKA; encoded by the coding sequence ATGGACGAATCAAAAGTCACCATTACCGTAAACGGAACAGCCCGCAGCTTTCTCGTGGACAAAGCCACGACGCTCCTTGAAATACTCAGGGACCATCTCAACCTCACCGGCGCCAAGGAAGGGTGCGGCTATGGAAAGTGCGGCACCTGCACCGTCGTGATGAACGGCGAGGCCGTGCGGAGCTGCATCGTCAAGGCGGTGAAAGCTGACGGCGCCTCTGTCACCACCATCGAAGGCGTCACCGACGGTTATACCCTCCACCCCATCCAGGAGGCCCTTATAGAGGCCGGCGCCATACAGTGCGGCTTCTGCACGCCCGGCATCGTCATGACCCTCCATGCGCTTCTTGCCAAGAATCCCGATATCCCTGACGGAGAGCTGAAGCAGGCCCTGAACGGGCACCTCTGCCGCTGCACCGGCTACGAGAGCATCCTGAAGGCCGGTTTCCTCGCAAGGGAAAAGATGCAAAAACACGCACCCGTCAAGGCATGA
- a CDS encoding bifunctional serine/threonine-protein kinase/formylglycine-generating enzyme family protein gives MNCSHCGSENLEMSKYCAECGILMREANLPAGSLLDHGRYEVQRLLKSGGMGAVYLVVDKRLDTRCALKEMIDFSPTPDERKKAVERFENEVKILSRISHPQIPKVTNYFIEGGHYYMILDYIEGEDLDSILKGEGKPGLPEPFVRFLGKEVLTVLEYLHGRTPPVLNRDIKPSNLMISPDRTKVYLIDFGIAKAIAYSSYKKTAIGTEGYAPLEQYRGYPEPRSDLYALGATMYQLIAGKELKPLDFPPLRTVCPDASPGLEKVLEKALSLMPEGRFAGAAEMKKAIEGTLEEPAQGDEGSSEKARATDKKAPPPTMKGRVIKGPSSRPLDFPDEKPEGKRIFVLKDNVATPSRDTRIPAAPEGGTQESIWFTPIEKLIRGPSAGSPRKRSSRHPETVRGRDKVEMVLVPAGDFLMGTHIDDRYATTASRDELPAHIVSIADFYIDRYPVTNRQFALFVEETAYKTTSELRGDIECWQTYYSSETADHPVVLVSWFDAEEYAAWAGKRLPTEAEWEKAARSDDGRIWPWGDDRCEKMANCREEECGGTTSIFRYEKGMSPYGICDMAGNVRQWTNDWYRPYPYHGPYSTGYLKVIRGSSFAERLEDSRCAKRWENAPSHRDILKGFRCAANTGTI, from the coding sequence ATGAACTGTTCCCACTGCGGCAGCGAAAACCTCGAGATGTCCAAGTACTGCGCGGAATGCGGCATTCTCATGCGGGAGGCGAACCTCCCGGCGGGGTCGCTGCTTGACCATGGCAGGTATGAGGTGCAGCGCCTCCTCAAGAGTGGGGGGATGGGGGCAGTGTACCTCGTGGTGGACAAGCGTCTTGACACCAGATGCGCCCTCAAGGAGATGATAGACTTCTCACCGACGCCCGACGAGCGCAAAAAAGCCGTGGAGCGCTTTGAGAACGAGGTGAAGATCCTCTCGAGGATCTCCCATCCCCAGATTCCCAAGGTGACCAACTACTTTATCGAGGGTGGCCATTACTACATGATTCTCGATTACATCGAGGGTGAAGACCTGGATTCCATCCTGAAGGGCGAGGGGAAGCCGGGCCTTCCCGAGCCCTTTGTCCGGTTCCTGGGGAAAGAGGTTCTCACCGTCCTTGAATACCTCCATGGCCGCACTCCCCCCGTTCTCAACAGGGACATCAAGCCTTCCAACCTCATGATAAGCCCTGACAGGACCAAGGTGTACCTGATAGATTTCGGCATTGCCAAAGCCATTGCTTACTCATCGTATAAGAAGACTGCCATAGGCACCGAGGGCTATGCGCCCCTTGAGCAGTACAGGGGCTATCCCGAGCCCCGATCTGACCTCTATGCCCTCGGGGCCACCATGTATCAGCTCATTGCCGGGAAGGAGCTCAAGCCCCTTGATTTTCCTCCCCTCAGGACGGTGTGCCCTGATGCGTCGCCCGGGCTTGAAAAGGTGCTTGAGAAAGCCCTCTCCCTGATGCCTGAAGGCCGATTCGCCGGCGCCGCCGAGATGAAAAAGGCCATTGAAGGCACTCTTGAAGAGCCGGCTCAAGGTGATGAAGGCTCAAGCGAGAAAGCACGGGCCACCGATAAAAAAGCGCCACCTCCCACGATGAAAGGGCGCGTCATCAAGGGGCCTTCTTCGCGCCCGCTGGATTTTCCTGACGAGAAGCCCGAGGGGAAAAGAATTTTCGTACTCAAAGATAATGTGGCGACTCCCTCTCGAGACACCAGGATACCGGCTGCTCCCGAGGGGGGGACTCAGGAGAGCATCTGGTTCACCCCTATTGAGAAGCTCATCAGGGGGCCGTCGGCAGGCTCTCCCAGGAAGCGCTCCTCGCGGCACCCGGAGACCGTGAGGGGAAGGGACAAGGTGGAGATGGTCCTTGTTCCCGCAGGGGATTTTCTCATGGGCACCCATATTGACGACCGGTACGCTACAACGGCTTCACGGGACGAGCTGCCGGCCCATATCGTGAGCATTGCCGATTTCTATATCGACAGATACCCGGTCACCAACAGGCAGTTTGCCCTCTTTGTCGAGGAAACGGCCTACAAGACCACCTCGGAGCTCCGCGGTGACATAGAGTGCTGGCAGACCTATTATTCCTCGGAGACCGCCGATCACCCCGTGGTCCTGGTGAGCTGGTTCGATGCCGAGGAGTATGCCGCCTGGGCGGGGAAGCGCCTTCCCACCGAGGCTGAGTGGGAAAAGGCCGCAAGGAGCGATGACGGGCGGATATGGCCATGGGGAGACGACAGATGCGAAAAGATGGCCAACTGCCGGGAGGAAGAATGCGGGGGCACGACAAGCATATTCCGCTATGAAAAAGGGATGAGCCCCTACGGCATCTGCGATATGGCCGGGAATGTCCGGCAGTGGACCAATGACTGGTACCGGCCTTACCCCTACCATGGTCCCTATTCCACGGGCTATCTGAAGGTGATCAGGGGGAGCTCCTTTGCCGAGAGGCTTGAAGATTCCCGGTGCGCCAAGAGGTGGGAAAACGCGCCGTCACACCGCGACATCCTCAAGGGCTTCCGCTGCGCCGCAAATACCGGCACGATATAA
- a CDS encoding xanthine dehydrogenase family protein molybdopterin-binding subunit, translating into MAVKSIGVSVPRNDAYEKVTGRALYVADLKIQGMLHAKVLRPEYAHALIKAIDTSEAEKMPGVKKVVTGQGCSIHFGACYKDQQPLAVEKVRHAGDAVAVVVADTERHAEEALKAIKVTYEPLPHATDPLEAIKEGAALVHEKNGEYKVVPGFFPKKGTNIFHHYKLREGDTVKAFSECDAVVEGDFTYPLNAHSQMEPHGCIACWDSADSVRIWASSQAPFIIREMVADMFHIPFANIKVHVGFLGGAFGGKSDVSIEPMVAYVARFVPGVPVRLVLSRKEEFTSGFVGRGLRGKIKLGAKKDGTLHAIEASLYFADGAYADGACNVVQAAGYVATGPYVIPNCAINAIGVYTNTPSVGAFRGYGHPEAHFMAERAMDMLARKLSMTPEALRRKNFLCDGKRNALGQLITKGHGDIHKCLDGVEGVFKETKKPAHDDEFLYGRGIAAFMKTPMMTTNACSGAIVKFCEDGTVNISVSGVEMGQGSQTVLAQIAAETLKIPYENVRMSKTIDTQFSPHEWQTVASISTYRVGNAIIKACNEVIGKIMKAASQVLQLSEEDLVYEGEFIRSRVNVNAEVALPVKKLLLSYVAPDGKAIGEPIMGTGSHILRGMTFPDSETGRGSCAGQWTFGCQGAEVKVSRKTGKVTVTNLVTSIDVGKALNPELARAQMLGGMMMGYGAALSEEIVFDEKGKIKNPNFNTYKIPTMADMPEKYSVVFVETPQEDGPFGARCIAEHPAIAIPPALVNALYDALGVDFHAIPVTPKTILAALEGRN; encoded by the coding sequence ATGGCAGTAAAGAGTATTGGTGTCTCTGTACCGCGGAACGATGCCTATGAGAAGGTGACAGGCAGGGCCCTCTACGTTGCCGACCTGAAAATCCAGGGGATGCTCCATGCAAAAGTCCTGAGGCCCGAGTATGCCCACGCCCTCATCAAGGCCATCGATACCTCCGAGGCAGAAAAGATGCCGGGGGTCAAAAAGGTCGTGACGGGCCAGGGCTGCAGCATCCATTTCGGCGCGTGCTACAAGGATCAGCAGCCCCTCGCCGTTGAGAAGGTCCGCCATGCCGGCGACGCCGTGGCAGTAGTCGTCGCAGATACTGAGCGCCATGCCGAGGAGGCCCTCAAAGCCATCAAGGTCACTTACGAGCCCCTCCCCCACGCCACGGACCCTCTTGAAGCGATAAAAGAGGGCGCCGCTCTTGTCCATGAAAAGAACGGTGAATACAAGGTGGTCCCCGGGTTTTTTCCCAAAAAGGGCACCAATATCTTCCACCACTACAAACTGAGGGAGGGAGACACTGTAAAAGCCTTCAGCGAGTGCGACGCCGTCGTCGAGGGCGACTTCACCTATCCTCTCAACGCCCACTCCCAGATGGAGCCCCACGGCTGCATCGCCTGCTGGGACTCCGCTGACAGCGTGAGGATATGGGCAAGCTCCCAGGCCCCCTTCATCATAAGGGAGATGGTAGCCGACATGTTCCATATTCCCTTCGCCAACATCAAGGTCCACGTGGGATTCCTCGGCGGCGCCTTCGGCGGCAAGTCCGACGTCTCAATAGAGCCCATGGTGGCCTATGTGGCGCGCTTCGTGCCGGGAGTGCCGGTGAGGCTCGTGCTGAGCCGCAAGGAGGAGTTCACAAGCGGCTTCGTAGGAAGGGGGCTCCGGGGAAAGATAAAGCTGGGAGCCAAAAAGGACGGCACCCTCCATGCCATCGAAGCATCCCTCTACTTCGCCGACGGCGCCTATGCAGACGGCGCCTGCAACGTGGTGCAGGCAGCCGGGTATGTGGCGACGGGCCCCTACGTGATACCGAACTGCGCGATAAACGCCATAGGCGTCTATACCAATACCCCATCGGTGGGGGCATTCCGGGGCTACGGCCACCCCGAAGCCCATTTTATGGCCGAACGCGCAATGGACATGCTCGCAAGGAAGCTCTCCATGACGCCTGAAGCATTGAGAAGGAAGAACTTCCTCTGCGACGGGAAGAGAAACGCCCTGGGGCAGCTCATCACCAAGGGGCACGGCGACATCCACAAGTGCCTTGATGGCGTGGAAGGCGTTTTCAAAGAGACGAAAAAGCCCGCCCATGACGATGAGTTTCTTTACGGAAGGGGCATCGCCGCCTTCATGAAAACCCCGATGATGACGACGAACGCCTGCTCGGGAGCCATCGTGAAGTTCTGCGAGGACGGCACGGTGAATATCAGCGTGAGCGGCGTCGAGATGGGGCAGGGATCCCAGACGGTGCTCGCGCAGATCGCCGCCGAGACTCTCAAGATCCCCTATGAGAACGTCAGGATGTCCAAGACCATCGACACCCAGTTCTCCCCCCACGAGTGGCAGACCGTGGCCTCCATCTCCACTTACAGGGTGGGAAATGCCATCATCAAGGCATGCAATGAAGTCATCGGCAAGATAATGAAGGCCGCCTCGCAGGTCCTGCAGCTCTCGGAAGAGGACCTTGTCTACGAGGGGGAGTTCATCCGCTCCAGGGTGAACGTGAACGCCGAAGTGGCTCTCCCGGTCAAAAAGCTCCTCCTCTCTTACGTGGCTCCCGACGGCAAAGCCATAGGCGAGCCCATCATGGGCACGGGCTCCCACATCCTGAGGGGCATGACGTTCCCCGACAGCGAGACGGGAAGGGGAAGCTGCGCCGGCCAGTGGACCTTCGGCTGCCAGGGCGCCGAGGTGAAGGTGAGCAGGAAGACGGGCAAGGTCACTGTCACGAACCTGGTGACTTCCATCGACGTGGGGAAGGCCCTCAACCCCGAGCTTGCCCGGGCCCAGATGCTCGGCGGCATGATGATGGGCTACGGCGCCGCCCTCTCCGAGGAGATAGTCTTTGACGAGAAGGGGAAGATTAAAAACCCCAACTTCAATACCTACAAGATCCCCACCATGGCGGACATGCCCGAGAAATACTCGGTGGTCTTCGTCGAGACCCCCCAGGAGGACGGCCCCTTCGGCGCCCGCTGCATCGCCGAGCACCCCGCCATCGCCATCCCCCCTGCACTGGTGAACGCCCTTTATGATGCTCTCGGCGTGGACTTCCACGCCATTCCCGTCACGCCCAAGACCATACTTGCCGCACTGGAAGGGAGGAACTGA